In Zonotrichia albicollis isolate bZonAlb1 chromosome 3, bZonAlb1.hap1, whole genome shotgun sequence, a single window of DNA contains:
- the LOC141728587 gene encoding uncharacterized protein LOC141728587, whose protein sequence is MLPEDGSMNERASAGNPRAPGERGHPRPAPPPAGRSGHGGSRRGLPGIGSGPGSPRARPARAPAPLRRGPRPPPGAAAARGRRVGRQQPPGVSRAPGRARRCCARRRLRGVRGRNPGTAPSPAPPPWGDGWQATPLQPVLSARLVSRQMPAVGDARGSAGSCGYENLRAQGRSIEDAEEPSRVKGIEFSESFTEAKHFRRN, encoded by the coding sequence ATGCTCCCTGAGGATGGATCAATGAATGAGCGAGCCAGCGCAGGAAACCCGCGGGCTCCCGGCGAGCGCGGCCATCCCCGCCCTGCGCCGCCCCCTGCCGGCCGCTCGGGGCACGGCGGCTCCCGGCGGGGTCTGCCCGGGATCGGGAGCGGACCGGGATCGCCCCGCGCCCGTCCCGCccgcgccccggccccgctccggaGGGGTCCGAGGCCGCCGCCaggcgctgccgccgcccggGGCCGACGTGTGGGCCGGCAGCAGCCGCCAGGTGTCAGCCGCGCTCCGGGCAGGGCCCGCCGCTGCTGCGCCCGACGGCGGCTCCGCGGGGTGCGCGGCCGGAACCCGGGGACGGCTCCGAGCCCGGCGCCCCCTCCGTGGGGTGATGGATGGCAAGCGACGCCTCTGCAGCCCGTGCTCTCAGCACGGCTCGTAAGCCGTCAGATGCCGGCCGTGGGTGATGCCCGGGGCTCTGCGGGGTCCTGCGGATATGAAAACCTCCGTGCTCAGGGAAGATCCATCGAAGATGCGGAAGAACCTAGTCGCGTCAAAGGCATTGAGTTCTCTGAGAGTTTCACGGAAGCGAAGCACTTCAGAAGGAATTAG